One region of Roseovarius faecimaris genomic DNA includes:
- a CDS encoding DMT family transporter, whose amino-acid sequence MTDATPPPDAHPVADTAHALRAAVWMLGSIASFSLMAVAGRAVAHELDTFEIMMYRSIVGFFILVPIAASLGRLASVRSHRMPLHLARNLAHFTGQNLWFFALTAIPLAQVFALEFTSPLWVLILAPLLLGEKLTRMRVLAAALGFIGILIVARPAPETVNWGTLAAACSAIGFALSMIFTKRLTRTDTLTCILFWMTVMQIAFGLICAGLDGDIALPSGHTAPWLVIIGIGGLTAHFCLTTALSIAPATVVIPVDFARLPVIAVVGVLLYDEPLDLFVILGALLIFGGNYLNIWSETRRNRA is encoded by the coding sequence ATGACCGACGCCACCCCGCCCCCCGACGCGCATCCCGTCGCCGATACCGCCCATGCCCTGCGTGCGGCCGTCTGGATGCTGGGCTCCATCGCGTCGTTTTCTCTCATGGCCGTGGCGGGCCGCGCTGTCGCGCATGAGCTCGATACGTTCGAGATCATGATGTACCGCTCCATCGTGGGGTTTTTCATCCTGGTCCCGATCGCCGCGTCCCTGGGTCGGCTGGCCAGCGTGCGCAGCCACCGCATGCCGCTGCATCTGGCGCGCAATCTGGCGCATTTCACAGGACAGAACCTGTGGTTCTTTGCGCTCACCGCGATCCCGCTGGCGCAGGTCTTCGCGCTCGAGTTTACCTCTCCGCTCTGGGTGCTGATCCTGGCGCCGCTGCTGCTGGGCGAGAAACTCACGCGGATGCGCGTCCTCGCCGCCGCCCTGGGCTTTATCGGTATTCTCATCGTGGCCCGCCCCGCGCCCGAGACCGTCAACTGGGGCACGCTTGCCGCCGCCTGTTCGGCCATCGGCTTTGCGCTGTCGATGATCTTCACCAAACGGCTGACGCGCACCGATACGCTCACCTGTATCCTGTTCTGGATGACCGTCATGCAGATTGCCTTCGGCCTGATCTGTGCGGGGCTCGACGGCGATATCGCCCTGCCCAGCGGTCACACGGCCCCCTGGCTTGTCATCATCGGCATCGGCGGGCTGACCGCGCATTTCTGCCTGACAACGGCGCTCTCCATCGCGCCCGCCACCGTGGTGATCCCGGTGGATTTCGCCCGGCTGCCGGTCATCGCCGTGGTCGGCGTGCTGCTCTATGACGAGCCGCTCGACCTTTTTGTCATTTTAGGGGCGTTGCTGATTTTTGGCGGCAATTACCTCAACATTTGGTCGGAAACCCGCCGCAATCGCGCCTGA
- a CDS encoding class I SAM-dependent methyltransferase, giving the protein MTNAYDELYALGSPDNVYSTALPDGSFIPTYVSSYDPRPEEFLTQFNRVRAGKDWSECSFLDLASSEGSTTLGIAQMGSNVHGVEGRAGALNRANVIRDLIGFSNVTYELGNVMDATKYRKVSGIFASGILYHLEDPIGFLELCAEHASDFIYIDSHRMPYDHEDVSATPFVNSLSNPHVIDAHGLSIRGIEFKEANTKDEEEDGVLRRPRTGIGNTFSVWLSLDDMIELMAKLGFPYHQRIHDRSNFLRSRTAFFRENPSDATKVTPYTQPLPERKPALAAMQAAKARDVDYIKRNNLSVTIVGVQSQIEGIQHKLDAENIAVDRIVVLPGQDGKPVHLGQLTKILEGVKGFVVVASTNPHQIYQQLILFPEITYVCTSFGMVIKEAG; this is encoded by the coding sequence ATGACAAACGCATATGACGAACTTTATGCCCTGGGCAGCCCGGATAACGTGTACTCGACCGCGCTTCCGGATGGCTCCTTCATTCCAACATATGTATCCAGTTACGATCCGCGTCCCGAGGAGTTCCTGACCCAGTTCAATCGCGTGCGGGCCGGCAAGGACTGGTCAGAATGTTCGTTTCTGGATCTTGCGTCCAGCGAAGGCTCGACGACGCTGGGCATCGCGCAGATGGGCTCAAACGTTCATGGTGTCGAAGGGCGCGCGGGGGCGCTGAACCGGGCGAATGTCATCCGTGATCTCATCGGGTTTTCCAATGTGACCTACGAGTTGGGCAATGTCATGGATGCGACCAAGTACCGGAAGGTCAGCGGTATCTTTGCGTCCGGCATCTTGTATCATCTCGAAGATCCGATCGGCTTTCTTGAGCTCTGTGCCGAACACGCAAGCGATTTCATCTATATCGACTCTCACCGGATGCCGTATGACCATGAGGATGTGTCAGCAACGCCGTTTGTGAATTCGCTGTCCAATCCGCATGTGATCGACGCGCATGGGCTGTCCATCCGGGGCATCGAGTTCAAGGAAGCGAATACGAAAGACGAAGAAGAAGACGGCGTTCTGAGGCGGCCGCGGACCGGGATCGGCAACACATTTTCCGTTTGGTTGTCGCTGGACGACATGATCGAGCTGATGGCCAAGCTGGGCTTTCCCTATCATCAGCGCATTCATGACCGGAGTAACTTCCTGCGCTCGCGCACGGCGTTTTTCAGGGAAAATCCGAGCGATGCGACAAAGGTAACGCCATACACCCAGCCGCTTCCGGAAAGAAAACCGGCCTTGGCCGCGATGCAGGCCGCGAAGGCACGGGATGTGGACTATATCAAGCGCAACAACCTGTCGGTGACGATTGTCGGGGTGCAATCGCAAATCGAGGGAATACAGCACAAGCTCGACGCCGAAAACATCGCGGTCGACCGCATTGTCGTGCTGCCCGGGCAGGACGGGAAGCCGGTGCATCTGGGGCAGCTGACCAAGATCCTGGAAGGTGTGAAGGGCTTTGTGGTGGTCGCATCGACCAATCCGCATCAGATTTATCAGCAGCTCATCCTCTTTCCCGAGATTACCTATGTCTGCACAAGCTTTGGTATGGTGATCAAAGAAGCGGGATAA
- a CDS encoding maleate cis-trans isomerase family protein has protein sequence MRDYQFETRTKTRLGMVVLSTDETLEDEARQVIEGREVSLFHSRIYSAPSVTPESLKAMEVLIPASVELFPEGLDAIAYGCTSASVMMGPEAVQEQVRSIAAQGKAPVTNPITGVMRALGALGAEKIGLVTPYTSQVAGPMRAFLAQHGIETLKEISFGEEIDPNVARISEASTLEAVLEAGRIDGVQAVFASCTNLRAFGIIEEAEAELGLPVISSNLALVWDLLRIGGVDARGWGPGRLFAL, from the coding sequence ATGAGAGATTATCAGTTTGAGACCCGCACCAAGACCCGTCTTGGCATGGTGGTGCTGAGCACAGACGAGACGCTGGAGGACGAGGCGCGGCAGGTCATCGAGGGGCGGGAGGTGAGCCTGTTCCATTCGCGGATTTATTCGGCCCCGTCGGTGACCCCGGAGAGCCTGAAGGCGATGGAGGTGCTGATCCCGGCCTCGGTCGAGCTGTTCCCCGAAGGCCTGGATGCGATTGCCTATGGCTGCACCTCGGCCTCGGTGATGATGGGGCCGGAGGCGGTGCAGGAGCAGGTGCGCAGCATCGCGGCGCAGGGCAAGGCGCCGGTGACCAATCCGATCACGGGGGTGATGCGGGCGCTTGGCGCGCTGGGGGCCGAGAAGATCGGGCTGGTGACGCCGTACACGTCGCAGGTGGCGGGCCCGATGCGGGCGTTTCTGGCGCAGCACGGGATCGAGACGCTGAAGGAGATCAGCTTTGGCGAGGAGATCGACCCGAACGTGGCCCGGATCAGCGAGGCCTCGACGCTCGAGGCGGTGCTGGAGGCGGGCCGCATCGATGGGGTGCAGGCGGTGTTTGCCAGCTGCACCAACCTGCGCGCCTTCGGGATCATCGAGGAGGCCGAGGCCGAGCTGGGCCTGCCGGTGATCAGTTCGAACCTGGCGCTGGTCTGGGACCTTTTGCGGATCGGCGGGGTTGACGCCAGGGGCTGGGGGCCGGGACGGTTGTTTGCGCTCTGA
- a CDS encoding trimethylamine methyltransferase family protein — protein sequence MTEAAARRRGRGGGGAARRAERTAVSIETAKYIERNIPNFEVLNEEALEIIETNAETVLEEIGVNFVENPAALERWRQAGADVQGERVHIPRGLARELIKTAPGSFTQHARNPERSVEIGGRNLVLAPVYGPPFVRDMDGGRRYATMADFEKFVKLGYMSKWLHHSGGTVCEPTDVPVNKRHLDMLHAHMTLSDKPFMGSVTEPSRAQDSVDMAGLLFGKEFVQDNTVMTSLININSPMTFDDVMMGAMEVYAENNQACIVSPFIVGGAMAPVTVAGTLTQVMAEVLAGIAYNQLCRAGAPVIMGAFVTSIDMNSGAPTFGTPEAAHITYGAGQIARRLGLPYRSAGSFTGSKLPDAQAAYETSNSLNMGLLSGVNFMLHACGWLEGGLVSSFEKFVMDADQLGVLHHLAKGISMDENGQGMDAIREVGPGGHYLGCAHTQANFKSAFWRTNMLDYKPFEQWAEEGERDTMTLANLKMKQMLEQYQQPALDPGIAESLAAFVAEKKASMPDAFS from the coding sequence ATGACCGAAGCAGCAGCACGCAGACGGGGACGGGGAGGCGGCGGGGCCGCGCGCCGGGCGGAACGCACCGCCGTCAGCATCGAGACCGCAAAATACATCGAGCGGAACATCCCCAACTTCGAAGTGCTCAACGAGGAAGCGCTGGAGATCATCGAGACCAACGCCGAGACGGTGCTGGAAGAGATCGGGGTCAATTTCGTCGAGAACCCCGCGGCGCTGGAGCGTTGGCGGCAGGCGGGCGCCGATGTGCAGGGCGAGCGGGTGCATATCCCCCGTGGCCTCGCGCGCGAATTGATCAAGACCGCGCCCGGCAGCTTCACCCAGCATGCGCGCAACCCCGAACGCTCGGTCGAGATTGGCGGGCGCAACCTGGTTCTGGCGCCGGTCTATGGCCCGCCCTTCGTGCGCGATATGGATGGTGGCCGCCGCTATGCCACGATGGCCGATTTCGAGAAATTCGTGAAGCTGGGCTATATGTCCAAATGGCTGCACCATTCGGGCGGCACGGTGTGTGAGCCGACGGATGTGCCGGTGAACAAGCGTCACCTCGACATGCTGCACGCCCATATGACGCTGAGCGACAAACCCTTCATGGGTTCGGTGACGGAACCCAGCCGCGCGCAGGACAGCGTGGATATGGCCGGGCTCTTGTTTGGTAAAGAGTTCGTGCAGGACAACACGGTGATGACCTCGCTCATCAACATCAACTCGCCGATGACCTTCGACGATGTGATGATGGGCGCGATGGAGGTTTACGCCGAGAACAACCAGGCCTGTATCGTGTCGCCCTTTATCGTTGGCGGGGCCATGGCGCCGGTGACGGTGGCCGGCACCCTGACGCAGGTGATGGCCGAGGTGCTGGCGGGCATCGCCTATAACCAGCTGTGCCGTGCCGGAGCGCCGGTGATCATGGGCGCCTTCGTGACCTCGATCGACATGAACTCGGGCGCGCCCACCTTCGGCACGCCGGAGGCGGCGCATATCACCTATGGCGCGGGGCAGATCGCCCGCCGCCTGGGGCTGCCTTACCGGTCGGCAGGGTCGTTCACCGGCTCGAAACTGCCCGATGCGCAAGCCGCTTACGAGACGTCGAACAGCCTGAACATGGGCCTTCTGTCGGGTGTGAACTTCATGCTGCACGCCTGCGGCTGGCTGGAAGGCGGGCTGGTGTCGTCCTTCGAGAAGTTCGTCATGGACGCCGATCAGCTGGGCGTGCTGCATCACCTGGCCAAGGGCATCTCGATGGATGAGAACGGGCAGGGCATGGACGCGATCCGCGAAGTGGGCCCGGGCGGGCACTACCTGGGCTGCGCCCATACGCAGGCGAACTTCAAGAGCGCGTTCTGGCGGACCAATATGCTCGACTATAAGCCGTTCGAGCAATGGGCCGAAGAAGGCGAGCGCGATACGATGACGCTGGCCAATCTCAAGATGAAGCAGATGCTGGAGCAGTATCAGCAGCCTGCGCTTGATCCGGGCATTGCCGAATCGCTGGCCGCGTTCGTGGCCGAGAAGAAAGCCTCGATGCCTGACGCCTTCTCCTGA
- a CDS encoding DUF6477 family protein produces MHHLLDKLNGINRPRLLIQAARIGAATYRRDLHLRRLFGPAPIPHSSESLSRLLEMETSMNRRRKLCDAGYSAADHVDLLIALMGEARIVRAAYPPRIEPAQPIQFKPVKG; encoded by the coding sequence ATGCACCATCTGCTCGACAAGCTGAACGGAATCAACCGCCCTCGCCTTCTGATCCAGGCCGCCCGGATCGGCGCCGCCACCTATCGGCGCGATTTGCATCTGCGGCGTCTCTTCGGGCCCGCGCCGATACCGCACAGCAGCGAGAGCCTCTCGCGCCTGTTGGAGATGGAAACCAGCATGAACCGCCGCCGCAAGCTCTGCGACGCCGGGTATTCGGCTGCCGATCATGTGGATCTGCTGATCGCGCTGATGGGAGAGGCGCGGATCGTGCGCGCCGCCTATCCGCCGCGGATCGAACCCGCGCAGCCCATTCAGTTCAAGCCGGTCAAGGGATGA
- the guaA gene encoding glutamine-hydrolyzing GMP synthase, translated as MTDTSHDRLLIIDFGSQVTQLIARRLRELNVYCEIHPYQNVDDAFLASFAPKAIIFSGGPDSVTREGSPRAPDTAYTMGVPILGICYGQQVMMQQLGGRVEGGKISGGGGTAEFGRAFVTPTVQKLDLLNGWFAGDDDREQVWMSHGDHVSQLAPGFEVFGTSPNAPYAITADTSRHFYAVQFHPEVHHTPNGAKLYENFVRAAGFSGDWTMKAYREEAIRLIREQVGDGHVICGLSGGVDSSVAAVLIHEAIGDQLTCVFVDHGLLRLNEADEVVSMFRDHYNIPLIHADESELFLGELEGQSDPETKRKIIGKLFIDVFQKHANSIEGAEFLAQGTLYPDVIESVSFSGGPSVTIKSHHNVGGLPEKMGLKLVEPLRELFKDEVRALGRELGLPDSFIGRHPFPGPGLAIRCPGEITREKLDILRLADAVYIEQIRKHGLYDEIWQAFCAILPVRTVGVMGDGRTYDFACALRAVTSVDGMTADYYPFSHDFLGETATRIINEVPGINRVTYDITSKPPGTIEWE; from the coding sequence ATGACCGATACATCGCACGACCGCCTTCTCATCATCGACTTCGGCAGCCAGGTGACACAGCTCATCGCGCGCCGCCTGCGCGAGCTGAATGTCTATTGCGAAATCCACCCCTATCAGAACGTGGATGACGCCTTTCTTGCCAGCTTCGCGCCCAAGGCCATCATCTTTTCCGGCGGGCCGGACAGCGTCACCCGCGAGGGCAGCCCCCGCGCCCCCGACACCGCCTATACCATGGGCGTGCCGATCCTCGGGATCTGCTACGGACAGCAGGTGATGATGCAGCAACTGGGCGGGCGCGTCGAAGGCGGCAAGATCTCGGGCGGGGGCGGCACGGCGGAGTTCGGCCGCGCCTTTGTCACCCCCACGGTGCAAAAGCTCGACCTGCTCAACGGCTGGTTCGCCGGCGATGACGACCGCGAGCAGGTCTGGATGTCCCATGGCGATCATGTCAGCCAGCTCGCCCCCGGCTTCGAGGTCTTCGGCACCTCGCCCAACGCACCCTATGCGATCACCGCCGACACCTCGCGCCACTTCTACGCCGTGCAGTTCCACCCCGAGGTGCACCACACCCCGAACGGCGCCAAGCTCTATGAAAACTTCGTGCGCGCGGCAGGGTTTTCCGGCGATTGGACGATGAAAGCCTATCGCGAAGAGGCAATCCGGCTGATCCGCGAACAGGTGGGCGACGGGCATGTGATCTGCGGCCTCTCGGGCGGGGTCGATTCATCAGTCGCCGCCGTGCTCATTCACGAAGCCATTGGCGACCAGTTGACCTGCGTCTTTGTCGATCATGGCCTTTTGCGCCTCAACGAGGCCGATGAGGTGGTCTCGATGTTCCGCGACCACTACAACATTCCGCTCATTCATGCCGACGAATCCGAGCTGTTCCTGGGCGAGCTTGAAGGCCAGTCTGACCCCGAAACCAAGCGCAAGATCATCGGCAAGCTCTTTATCGACGTGTTCCAGAAACATGCCAACTCCATCGAAGGGGCGGAGTTTCTGGCGCAAGGCACGCTCTACCCCGATGTGATCGAATCGGTCTCTTTCTCCGGCGGCCCGTCGGTGACGATCAAATCCCACCACAATGTTGGTGGGCTGCCCGAGAAGATGGGCCTGAAACTGGTCGAACCGCTGCGCGAGCTCTTCAAGGACGAGGTCCGCGCGCTTGGCCGTGAACTGGGCCTGCCCGACAGCTTCATCGGCCGCCACCCCTTCCCCGGCCCCGGCCTCGCCATCCGCTGCCCCGGCGAGATCACCCGCGAAAAGCTCGACATCCTGCGCCTCGCGGATGCGGTCTATATCGAGCAGATCCGCAAGCACGGGCTCTACGATGAGATCTGGCAGGCCTTCTGCGCCATCCTGCCGGTGCGCACCGTGGGCGTGATGGGCGACGGGCGCACGTATGACTTCGCCTGTGCGCTGCGCGCCGTCACCTCCGTCGATGGCATGACCGCGGATTATTACCCGTTCAGCCATGACTTTCTGGGCGAGACCGCCACGCGCATCATCAACGAAGTGCCGGGCATCAACCGCGTGACCTACGACATCACCTCGAAGCCGCCGGGCACGATCGAGTGGGAGTGA
- a CDS encoding OmpP1/FadL family transporter, which translates to MKQLAMAASVLTVAAGAAQAGGLDRSYTPIDMIFEKGNYAELSFGFVSPSISGVDNASTVGFPANNSISNIAGEFGLASAGIKLDMSEKLSFSLIYDQPYGAETRYGGNPATTMLGGTAADAETHAITALLKYQATDRISVYGGPRSVRANGNITLSGLAYGGFNGYNVNFSSDTGYGYVVGGAYEIPKIAFRAALTYHSAVDLSMVATESFPAAVGGPVGIPLTQGVTETETPQSISLDVQSGIAKDTLLFGSVRWSEWSAFTLTPPGRNLPTGLPAPAPAVVNAPGNLASLDDTITYEIGIGRRFTDKFSASIAVSYEDGGSDNLVSPLAPTNGQTAVTLGAQYKISDAVTLSGGVRYTMFGNALPETGTPDTARGNFSDNDAISAGLKLGFHF; encoded by the coding sequence ATGAAACAACTCGCAATGGCGGCCTCAGTGCTGACCGTGGCGGCAGGTGCAGCCCAGGCAGGTGGCCTGGACCGGAGCTATACGCCGATCGACATGATTTTTGAAAAGGGCAACTACGCAGAGCTGTCCTTCGGCTTCGTGTCGCCCAGCATTTCGGGCGTGGACAACGCCTCGACCGTCGGCTTCCCGGCCAACAACTCGATCAGCAATATCGCTGGTGAGTTCGGCCTGGCCAGCGCCGGGATCAAACTCGATATGAGCGAGAAACTCTCGTTCTCGCTGATCTATGATCAACCCTATGGCGCCGAAACCCGCTATGGCGGCAACCCGGCCACCACCATGCTCGGCGGCACCGCAGCCGACGCCGAGACCCACGCCATCACCGCCCTGCTGAAATACCAGGCCACCGACCGGATCTCGGTCTATGGCGGCCCGCGGTCCGTGCGCGCCAATGGCAACATCACGCTGTCGGGCCTCGCCTATGGCGGCTTCAACGGCTACAACGTGAATTTCAGCTCCGACACCGGCTATGGCTATGTCGTCGGCGGCGCCTATGAAATTCCGAAAATCGCGTTCCGCGCGGCGCTGACCTACCATTCGGCGGTTGACCTTTCGATGGTCGCCACCGAAAGCTTCCCGGCCGCAGTCGGCGGCCCTGTGGGCATCCCGCTCACCCAGGGTGTGACCGAAACGGAAACGCCGCAGTCGATCTCGCTCGACGTGCAGTCGGGCATCGCCAAAGACACGCTGCTCTTCGGCTCGGTCCGCTGGTCGGAATGGAGCGCCTTCACCCTGACGCCTCCGGGCCGCAACCTGCCCACCGGCCTGCCCGCACCGGCACCCGCCGTGGTCAACGCCCCCGGCAACCTCGCGTCGCTGGACGACACGATCACCTATGAGATCGGCATCGGCCGCCGCTTCACCGACAAGTTTTCGGCCAGCATCGCCGTGAGCTACGAAGACGGTGGCAGCGACAACCTGGTGTCGCCCCTCGCCCCCACCAACGGCCAGACCGCCGTGACCCTGGGCGCGCAGTACAAGATCAGCGACGCTGTGACCCTCTCGGGCGGTGTGCGTTACACCATGTTCGGCAATGCCCTGCCGGAAACCGGCACGCCCGACACTGCGCGCGGCAATTTCAGCGACAACGACGCCATCAGCGCCGGCCTGAAGCTGGGTTTCCACTTCTAA
- a CDS encoding anhydro-N-acetylmuramic acid kinase: MMKAGPVWALGAMSGTSLDGVDAALLRTDGERILEFGESGYQGYSEAEQAVLRAALGRWQGEDVADALAVVQGAHIDLLSRFEGAELVGFHGQTLAHEPRGRGTHQLGDGSALAEALGVPVIWDFRSADVELGGEGAPLAPFFHFACAKWIGAERPLGFLNLGGVGNLTWVDPMKERPEEEGALLAFDTGPANAPINDLMMARRGQAFDRDGALARQGRVEEGALELFLDEGYFRRMPPKSLDRDAFADMIGLVGELGDADAVATLTGMSAAVVLQAMEHCPSLPERMLVTGGGRHNPVLMEMLRAALDCPVMPVEQVGLDGDMLEAQAFAHLAVRVLRGLPTSGPSTTGVRASVSGGVLSRPATRGAA; this comes from the coding sequence ATGATGAAAGCCGGGCCGGTCTGGGCGTTGGGCGCGATGTCGGGCACGTCGCTTGACGGGGTGGACGCGGCGCTGCTGCGCACCGATGGCGAGCGTATCCTGGAATTTGGCGAGAGCGGCTATCAGGGGTATTCGGAGGCCGAGCAGGCGGTGCTGAGGGCCGCGTTGGGCCGTTGGCAGGGGGAGGATGTGGCGGATGCGCTGGCCGTGGTGCAGGGCGCGCATATCGACCTGCTGAGCCGGTTCGAGGGCGCGGAGCTGGTGGGCTTTCACGGTCAGACCCTGGCGCATGAGCCGCGCGGGCGGGGCACGCATCAGCTGGGCGACGGCAGTGCGCTGGCCGAGGCGCTGGGGGTGCCGGTGATCTGGGACTTCCGCAGCGCCGATGTGGAGCTGGGCGGGGAGGGCGCGCCGCTGGCGCCGTTCTTTCATTTTGCCTGCGCCAAGTGGATCGGGGCCGAGCGGCCTTTGGGTTTTCTCAACCTCGGCGGGGTCGGCAACCTGACCTGGGTGGACCCAATGAAAGAACGCCCGGAAGAGGAGGGCGCGCTTCTGGCCTTTGACACCGGGCCTGCGAATGCACCGATCAACGATCTGATGATGGCGCGGCGCGGGCAGGCGTTTGACCGCGACGGCGCGCTGGCCCGGCAAGGCCGGGTCGAGGAGGGCGCGCTGGAGCTTTTCCTGGACGAGGGGTATTTCCGCCGGATGCCGCCGAAATCGCTCGACCGGGATGCGTTTGCGGACATGATCGGGCTGGTGGGTGAGCTTGGCGACGCCGACGCGGTGGCGACGCTGACGGGGATGAGTGCCGCGGTGGTGTTACAGGCGATGGAGCATTGCCCGTCCCTGCCCGAGAGGATGCTGGTGACGGGCGGCGGGCGGCACAACCCGGTGCTGATGGAGATGCTGCGCGCGGCCCTTGATTGCCCGGTGATGCCGGTCGAGCAGGTAGGACTTGACGGGGACATGCTGGAGGCGCAAGCCTTTGCACATCTGGCCGTGCGCGTGCTGCGCGGCCTTCCCACATCGGGGCCAAGCACCACGGGCGTCCGCGCGAGCGTGTCCGGAGGGGTGCTGAGCCGACCGGCGACAAGAGGTGCCGCATGA
- a CDS encoding acyltransferase family protein, whose product MHDLAYRKELDGVRAIAVVSVILFHVGFPSMPGGYVGVDVFFVLSGYLICGQTYLRLRDGTYSATDFFARRIRRLSTAYFACFLVTALVAHMLFLREDLAEIYANLIGSVTFTNNYNLLFSQGYFNQDAHENPFLHTWSLSIEEQFYIVLPILILLTRRSLTAFTRMLVAGFVISLALALLSGQQIYLRDQRFFATSFRVWELALGGLVFVALERGWRLPRGPVLPLIGLALVIAPVGWIDDSWLYPGFITLAPTLGTALLIATASPAEGYVGRALAARPMAYIGRISYGAYLWHWPLIVYATTLWGALNDEFRTGLVLGSLALGAMSYHLIEQPIRRVNVRTHKEWLYAMFAVQTVILLLLAAWLSHQSTKEESFEDLAMQKIKTEIGNFHDRWDDCWNKMGPDEYCRIGAEGEGEVDYIVWGDSMANSALPGFDAYGKATGQRGFMATAAACAPLPDISREYGGAETCIAFNDGVRAYLKDAPPMTVYLMARWTYYAEGYDNQRSNTPNEAVMVDRAGAELPGPNIEIFEPAFAALLDEIGERHEVKVMNLWPVAPYSVPVVMLREAWFGTYVPPITLEAYEARGGRVVALLERLAKERGMQVFAPHETLCATGTCVLHEDGVPLYVDQTHLGQAGNRVLERMLLGQE is encoded by the coding sequence ATGCACGATCTTGCCTATCGCAAAGAGCTGGACGGGGTGCGCGCCATCGCGGTGGTGAGCGTGATCCTGTTTCACGTGGGCTTTCCGTCGATGCCCGGCGGCTATGTGGGCGTCGATGTGTTCTTTGTGCTCTCGGGCTATCTGATCTGCGGGCAGACCTATCTGCGGCTGCGCGATGGCACCTATTCGGCGACGGATTTCTTCGCGCGGCGCATCCGGCGTCTGTCGACGGCGTATTTCGCCTGTTTTCTGGTGACGGCGCTGGTGGCGCATATGCTGTTCCTGCGCGAGGATCTGGCCGAGATCTATGCCAATCTGATCGGGTCAGTTACTTTCACAAACAACTACAACCTGTTGTTCAGTCAGGGATATTTCAATCAGGATGCGCATGAGAACCCGTTCTTGCACACCTGGTCGCTGTCGATCGAAGAGCAGTTCTACATCGTGCTGCCGATCCTCATTCTGCTGACGCGGCGGTCCTTGACGGCATTCACGCGGATGCTGGTGGCGGGGTTTGTCATCTCGCTGGCGCTGGCGCTGTTGTCGGGACAGCAGATCTATCTGCGCGACCAGAGGTTTTTCGCCACCTCCTTCCGGGTGTGGGAGCTGGCCCTGGGCGGGCTGGTCTTTGTGGCGCTGGAGCGGGGCTGGCGGCTGCCCCGGGGGCCGGTGCTGCCGCTGATCGGTCTGGCGCTGGTGATCGCGCCGGTGGGTTGGATCGACGATAGCTGGCTTTACCCCGGGTTTATCACCCTTGCCCCGACGCTGGGCACGGCGCTTCTGATCGCCACGGCCTCGCCTGCCGAGGGGTATGTGGGCCGGGCGCTGGCGGCGCGGCCGATGGCCTATATCGGGCGGATATCCTACGGGGCCTATCTGTGGCACTGGCCGCTGATCGTCTATGCCACGACCCTGTGGGGCGCGCTGAACGACGAGTTCCGCACCGGGCTGGTTCTGGGGTCGCTGGCGCTGGGGGCGATGAGCTATCACCTGATCGAACAGCCCATTCGCCGGGTGAATGTGCGCACCCACAAGGAATGGCTTTACGCGATGTTCGCGGTGCAGACGGTGATCCTGCTGCTTCTGGCGGCCTGGCTGTCGCACCAGTCCACGAAGGAAGAGAGCTTCGAGGATCTGGCGATGCAGAAGATCAAGACCGAGATCGGCAATTTCCACGATCGCTGGGACGATTGCTGGAACAAGATGGGCCCGGACGAGTATTGCCGGATTGGCGCCGAGGGCGAGGGCGAGGTGGATTACATCGTCTGGGGCGACAGCATGGCCAACAGCGCGCTGCCCGGCTTTGACGCCTATGGCAAGGCCACGGGGCAACGCGGCTTCATGGCGACCGCCGCCGCCTGTGCGCCGCTGCCGGATATCTCGCGCGAGTATGGCGGGGCGGAGACCTGCATTGCGTTCAACGACGGGGTTCGGGCCTATCTGAAAGACGCGCCGCCGATGACTGTCTATCTGATGGCGCGCTGGACCTATTATGCCGAAGGCTACGACAATCAGCGGTCCAACACCCCGAACGAGGCGGTGATGGTGGACCGCGCGGGCGCGGAACTGCCGGGACCCAATATCGAGATTTTCGAGCCGGCCTTTGCGGCGCTTCTGGATGAGATCGGGGAACGGCACGAGGTCAAGGTGATGAACCTCTGGCCCGTGGCCCCGTATTCGGTGCCGGTGGTGATGCTGCGCGAGGCGTGGTTTGGCACCTATGTGCCGCCGATCACGCTGGAGGCCTATGAGGCGCGAGGCGGGCGCGTCGTGGCGCTGCTGGAGCGGCTGGCCAAGGAGCGGGGCATGCAGGTTTTCGCACCGCATGAGACGTTGTGCGCCACGGGCACCTGTGTGCTGCACGAGGACGGCGTGCCGCTCTATGTGGATCAGACGCATCTGGGGCAGGCAGGCAACCGGGTGCTGGAGCGGATGCTGCTGGGCCAGGAGTGA